A stretch of Geomonas oryzisoli DNA encodes these proteins:
- the recC gene encoding exodeoxyribonuclease V subunit gamma: MPLYIHTSNLMEHLVDRLEKVVRAPRRAPCSPFDKELIVVQSKGMQRWLSMELAARIGVWANGEFLFPNRFVERVFTEVLPDAPEEAPLFSPEVMTWRILGLLQQAPAAPGFEEIAAYLLDDADGLKRMQLAQRVADTFDRYTVYRPEKLLEWEQGKEDHWQAQLWRALTADVTQKHRGRLLHEFRKALDAGRLPDRRRISVIGIPSLPPFHLEVLARIAQHAEVNLFLLNPCRQYWGEIVSERELARLEKRGEVAEQWYETGNPLLASWGKLGRDFFEAIIDGCGEHERQDRFSRLPQGPLLYEVQADIVELRGADAGVRHLDAGDLSLEVHSCHSPMREVEVLYDTLLSIFDADPTLSPRDVLVMTPDIESYAPYISAVFGNPEPGAERIPYSIADRSLKNEGEAAQALLSILGLCGGRYGVATVLDILESAPVARRFSLNEDDLETVRDWLRGANIRWGIDAAQRAEHGVPPFHENSWSAGLDRLLLGYAMNGDGRSFYHDILPFDDMEGGVALVLGRFLSFCEKLFAETQGLARARRAADWVPVLRRILDDFILPDQEGERELLSLIEIAKKLGECGSQGGFEEEITIEVVRYWVEQQLGSSERGLGFLTGGVTFCAMLPMRSIPFPVVALIGMDDGQFPRKNPSQGFDLMTRERRPGDRSPRDEDRYLFLEALLSARKRLHISYVGQGIKDNAELPPCVLVSELQDYLARCFVTHDGKPAGQARRHPLQPFSPRYFTGDNGLFSYSQQNCAGAAAKLVPTVPPVPFLATPLPQWEESSTVTLKSLVDFLCNPSKELLRRRLGVRIVEGDDPLEEVEPFALDSLEKYQLEQEIVAAVLRGEELELPFAVACARGDLPPGVCGAALYQKLGEPAAAFATKVNEAAAGEPLRPLDIDLRLPAGRIIGRLENLRNDRMVRYRYTELKPKDQLRLWVEHLALNCARAEGYPLQSTFVASKSTIDLPAIEDGEQYLNQLLELYRQGMSSPLKFFPETSFEYAKNAREPKTAGKALGAAQTAWRGSERKKGDGKDEYVRRCFGEEAPLDDEFQALARQVWEPILGNQTGKSSRKKKAGEVS; the protein is encoded by the coding sequence ATGCCCCTGTACATCCACACCAGCAACCTGATGGAACACCTGGTGGACCGCCTGGAGAAGGTGGTCCGAGCACCGCGCCGCGCGCCCTGCAGCCCGTTCGACAAGGAACTGATCGTGGTGCAGAGCAAGGGGATGCAGCGCTGGCTTTCCATGGAGCTGGCTGCGAGGATCGGCGTCTGGGCCAACGGCGAGTTCCTCTTTCCCAACCGTTTCGTCGAGCGGGTCTTCACCGAGGTGCTGCCGGACGCGCCCGAGGAGGCACCCCTGTTCTCCCCCGAGGTGATGACCTGGCGCATCCTGGGCCTTTTGCAGCAGGCACCGGCGGCCCCGGGGTTCGAGGAGATCGCGGCCTACCTCTTGGATGATGCCGATGGCCTGAAGCGGATGCAGCTCGCCCAGCGCGTCGCGGACACCTTCGACCGTTACACCGTCTACCGCCCCGAAAAACTCCTTGAGTGGGAGCAGGGGAAAGAAGATCACTGGCAGGCGCAGCTTTGGCGCGCCCTGACTGCGGACGTCACACAGAAGCATCGCGGTCGCCTGCTGCACGAGTTCCGCAAGGCGCTGGACGCCGGCCGGCTCCCCGACCGGCGGCGCATCTCCGTCATCGGCATCCCCTCCCTGCCTCCGTTCCACCTCGAGGTCCTGGCCCGGATCGCGCAGCACGCCGAGGTGAACCTGTTCCTGCTGAACCCGTGCCGCCAGTACTGGGGCGAGATCGTGTCCGAGCGCGAACTGGCCCGGCTCGAGAAGCGGGGAGAGGTAGCGGAGCAGTGGTACGAAACGGGCAATCCCCTGCTCGCCTCCTGGGGGAAACTCGGCCGCGATTTCTTCGAAGCCATCATCGACGGCTGCGGCGAACACGAGCGGCAGGACAGGTTCTCCCGACTCCCGCAGGGACCGCTTTTGTACGAGGTCCAGGCTGATATCGTGGAGTTGCGCGGCGCCGACGCCGGGGTGCGCCACCTCGACGCCGGTGATCTCTCGCTCGAGGTGCACTCCTGCCACTCCCCCATGCGGGAAGTCGAGGTGCTCTACGACACACTGCTCTCCATCTTCGATGCGGACCCGACCCTGTCCCCCCGCGACGTGCTGGTGATGACCCCGGACATCGAAAGCTACGCCCCCTACATCTCCGCCGTCTTCGGCAACCCGGAGCCCGGCGCCGAACGCATCCCCTACTCCATCGCGGACCGCAGCCTCAAAAACGAGGGTGAGGCGGCCCAGGCACTGCTCTCCATCCTCGGGCTGTGCGGCGGCCGCTACGGCGTGGCCACGGTGCTGGACATCCTGGAATCGGCACCGGTCGCACGCCGCTTCAGCCTCAACGAGGACGACCTGGAGACGGTGCGCGACTGGCTCAGGGGAGCCAACATCAGGTGGGGCATCGACGCCGCCCAGCGCGCCGAACACGGCGTGCCGCCGTTTCACGAGAATTCCTGGTCGGCGGGGCTGGACCGGCTGCTGCTGGGCTACGCGATGAATGGCGACGGCCGCTCCTTCTACCACGACATCCTTCCCTTCGACGACATGGAGGGAGGCGTCGCGCTCGTGCTGGGACGTTTCCTCTCCTTCTGCGAGAAACTGTTCGCAGAGACGCAGGGGCTTGCCCGGGCCAGGCGTGCCGCCGACTGGGTGCCGGTCTTGCGCCGGATCCTGGATGATTTCATCCTGCCGGACCAGGAGGGGGAGCGCGAGCTCCTCTCCCTGATCGAGATCGCCAAGAAGCTCGGTGAGTGCGGCAGCCAGGGCGGTTTCGAGGAGGAAATCACCATCGAGGTGGTGCGCTACTGGGTGGAGCAGCAGTTGGGCAGCTCGGAACGAGGCCTTGGCTTTCTGACCGGCGGGGTGACCTTCTGCGCGATGCTCCCGATGCGCAGCATCCCGTTCCCGGTGGTGGCCCTGATCGGCATGGACGATGGGCAGTTCCCGCGCAAGAACCCGTCCCAGGGCTTCGACCTGATGACCAGGGAGCGCCGCCCGGGGGACCGCTCGCCGCGCGACGAGGACCGGTACCTGTTCCTGGAGGCGCTTCTCTCCGCCCGCAAGCGGCTGCACATAAGCTACGTGGGGCAGGGCATCAAGGACAACGCCGAGCTCCCCCCCTGCGTGCTGGTCAGCGAACTGCAGGACTACCTGGCCAGGTGCTTCGTGACGCATGACGGGAAACCCGCGGGTCAGGCGCGGCGCCACCCGCTGCAGCCGTTCAGCCCCAGGTACTTCACCGGCGACAACGGGCTCTTCAGCTATTCCCAGCAGAACTGCGCCGGCGCGGCGGCGAAACTTGTGCCCACCGTACCTCCCGTGCCGTTCCTCGCCACCCCGCTCCCGCAGTGGGAGGAGTCGTCGACGGTGACCCTGAAGTCCCTGGTGGATTTCCTGTGCAACCCGTCCAAGGAGCTGTTGCGGCGCAGGCTGGGGGTCCGCATCGTGGAAGGGGACGACCCGCTGGAAGAGGTTGAGCCGTTCGCGCTGGATTCCCTGGAGAAATACCAGTTGGAGCAGGAGATCGTAGCGGCGGTGCTGCGCGGGGAGGAACTGGAGCTTCCCTTTGCCGTCGCCTGCGCCCGCGGCGACCTCCCCCCCGGGGTTTGCGGCGCGGCCCTGTACCAGAAGCTGGGCGAGCCGGCGGCGGCATTCGCGACCAAGGTGAATGAAGCTGCGGCCGGTGAACCGCTGCGCCCCCTGGACATCGACCTGAGGCTCCCTGCCGGGCGCATCATCGGGCGGCTGGAAAACCTGCGCAACGACCGGATGGTGCGCTATCGCTACACCGAGCTGAAGCCCAAAGACCAACTGCGGCTCTGGGTCGAACACCTGGCGCTCAACTGCGCGCGTGCCGAGGGATACCCCCTGCAGAGCACCTTCGTCGCGTCGAAAAGCACGATCGACCTTCCCGCCATCGAGGACGGCGAGCAGTACCTGAACCAGCTCCTGGAGCTCTACCGGCAGGGGATGAGCTCGCCGCTCAAGTTCTTCCCGGAGACCTCGTTCGAGTACGCCAAAAACGCACGGGAACCGAAGACCGCGGGCAAGGCGCTCGGCGCCGCCCAGACAGCGTGGCGCGGCAGCGAGCGCAAGAAGGGGGACGGCAAGGACGAGTACGTCCGCCGCTGCTTCGGCGAGGAAGCCCCGCTGGATGACGAGTTCCAGGCCCTGGCCCGCCAGGTCTGGGAGCCGATCCTGGGCAACCAGACCGGCAAGAGTTCCAGGAAGAAGAAAGCGGGAGAGGTTTCATAA
- the recB gene encoding exodeoxyribonuclease V subunit beta, producing the protein MQRFHLLHTPLAGRNLIEASAGTGKTFTIAGVYLRLVLEEELDVSRILVVTFTEAATKELKERIRQKLKDAELAFETGSSDDFLIAGLLDRTADSGKARRLLASAVRSFDEAAIFTIHGFCQRMLQDNPFESGSLCDTELLTDQEKILKEIAQDYWRINCYGEPVDRIAAAGEAKITPDSLLKLAKRVCSDPYAAVIPDPPTDTEEDADWLLALKRNFFDYLRVELPKRKRLRNVRCFDDLLGDLHAALTRAASPLPRLIRERFQAALIDEFQDTDPVQFAIFDAVYPAGCEAPFFLIGDPKQAIYSFRGADIFAYLGAADATEKRHTLLQNFRSEPGLITAVNKLFTSRELPFLHEKIGFNEVEAAPKARSILTERGERNAPLKFWLAPRKEAGKPINKGDAWDLLPETVAAEIARILRDGAAGKLTIEELKQEDEDERWVPRPVRPRDVAVLVRANRQARLMQQALSRRGIPSVLCSAGNLFESDEAAELLRLLSAVAQPGHEALLRGALATELVGVTGSELAQLIDDEDKWEEILEEFRGYHDTWNSASCMAMALQFLERRKVRQRLLSGPMGERRLTNVLHAIETIHQAQVKERLGMEGVVAWLSCRISEEPKKEEYEVRLETDEAAVQLVTIHKSKGLEYPIVFLPFCWAELGGKDEGALFHDDDGKVVLDIGSEESEQSKAKAAREALAESLRLLYVALTRGKHRTYVVWGAFKDAGESSLHYLLHPDQESVKGQVTLSDGQIRERLDELSAASAGSIETLEMPAADLLGFHAGDEQMPELAAARFAGAIARDWRVASFTSLSSRRHHTAELPDRDEGSPTEESPVRDVEPTGIFAFPKGAKAGIFLHKIFEDLDFTQAEHLLAPLVEDQLDKHGFALEWSGAVRDMVRSVLQAPLGSHGIALAQVTLERRLTELEFFFPLAQVTSDRLKDAVERFAAVHGSAAEFPVDMADLFSHLSFAPVRGMLLGFIDLVFEHDGRYYIVDWKSNHLGNSHADYGPTALKKEMEANFYPLQYLLYTVALDNYLRLRIPDYDYDRHFGGIFYLFLRGIDGTGNGVFADRPPKEFIAELAAVLLPESVRVAEEALPSPHPSPKGRGGTGQKPKKGAAEGQLSLDLY; encoded by the coding sequence GTGCAGCGTTTCCACCTCCTCCATACCCCGCTTGCGGGACGCAACCTGATCGAGGCGAGTGCCGGCACCGGCAAGACCTTCACCATCGCCGGCGTCTACCTGCGCCTGGTGCTCGAGGAAGAGCTCGACGTGTCGCGCATCCTGGTGGTGACCTTCACGGAGGCCGCCACCAAGGAGCTCAAGGAGCGCATCCGGCAAAAGCTCAAGGACGCCGAGCTCGCCTTCGAGACCGGCAGCAGCGACGACTTCCTGATCGCCGGACTGCTGGACCGGACAGCCGACTCCGGCAAGGCGCGGCGCCTTCTGGCAAGCGCGGTGCGCAGCTTCGACGAGGCCGCCATCTTCACCATCCACGGTTTCTGCCAGAGGATGCTGCAGGACAACCCGTTCGAGAGCGGTTCGCTGTGCGACACCGAGCTTCTGACCGACCAGGAGAAGATCCTCAAGGAGATCGCCCAGGACTACTGGCGCATCAACTGCTACGGCGAACCCGTCGACCGGATCGCCGCCGCCGGCGAGGCCAAGATCACGCCGGACTCGCTGCTCAAGCTGGCCAAGAGGGTCTGCAGCGACCCTTACGCCGCCGTCATCCCGGATCCTCCCACCGACACCGAAGAGGATGCCGACTGGCTCCTCGCGCTCAAGCGCAACTTCTTCGACTACCTGCGCGTCGAGCTCCCCAAGAGAAAGCGGCTCAGGAACGTGCGCTGCTTCGACGACCTGCTGGGGGACCTCCATGCCGCCCTCACCCGTGCCGCCTCTCCGCTGCCGCGGCTGATCCGGGAGCGTTTCCAGGCCGCGCTGATCGACGAGTTCCAGGACACCGACCCGGTGCAGTTCGCCATCTTCGATGCCGTCTACCCGGCAGGATGCGAAGCGCCCTTCTTCCTGATCGGCGACCCAAAGCAGGCCATCTACAGCTTCCGCGGCGCCGACATCTTCGCCTACCTGGGAGCTGCCGACGCGACCGAGAAACGCCACACCCTGCTGCAGAACTTCCGGTCCGAGCCGGGACTGATCACGGCGGTGAACAAGCTCTTCACCTCGCGGGAGCTCCCGTTCCTGCACGAAAAGATCGGCTTCAACGAGGTCGAGGCGGCGCCGAAGGCGCGGAGCATCCTCACCGAGCGCGGGGAACGCAACGCGCCGCTCAAGTTCTGGCTGGCGCCGCGCAAGGAGGCGGGCAAGCCGATCAACAAGGGCGATGCCTGGGACCTCCTCCCGGAAACGGTCGCCGCCGAGATCGCCCGCATCCTCCGTGACGGCGCAGCAGGGAAGCTCACCATCGAGGAACTGAAGCAGGAGGACGAAGACGAACGCTGGGTGCCGCGACCGGTCCGGCCGCGCGACGTGGCGGTCCTGGTGCGGGCCAACCGGCAGGCGAGGCTCATGCAGCAGGCCTTGAGCCGCAGGGGTATCCCGAGCGTCCTTTGCAGCGCGGGGAACCTCTTCGAGTCCGACGAAGCGGCGGAACTGTTGAGACTGCTCTCGGCGGTGGCGCAGCCCGGGCACGAGGCGCTGCTGCGCGGCGCCCTCGCCACCGAACTGGTGGGTGTCACGGGTTCCGAACTGGCGCAGCTGATCGACGACGAGGACAAGTGGGAGGAGATCCTGGAGGAATTCCGGGGCTACCACGACACCTGGAACTCCGCCTCCTGCATGGCGATGGCGCTGCAGTTCCTGGAGCGGCGCAAGGTGCGGCAGCGGCTTCTGTCCGGCCCGATGGGCGAGCGGCGGCTCACCAACGTGCTGCACGCCATCGAGACCATCCATCAGGCGCAGGTCAAAGAGCGGCTGGGGATGGAAGGGGTGGTGGCCTGGCTCTCCTGCCGCATCAGCGAGGAACCCAAGAAGGAGGAGTACGAGGTACGCCTGGAGACCGACGAAGCCGCGGTCCAGCTGGTGACCATCCACAAGAGCAAGGGGCTCGAGTACCCCATCGTCTTCCTCCCCTTCTGCTGGGCCGAACTCGGCGGCAAGGACGAAGGGGCGCTGTTCCACGACGATGACGGCAAGGTCGTCCTCGATATCGGTTCCGAAGAGTCCGAGCAGAGCAAGGCAAAAGCCGCGCGGGAGGCGCTGGCCGAGAGCCTGAGGCTCCTGTACGTCGCCCTCACCCGCGGCAAGCACCGCACCTACGTCGTCTGGGGCGCCTTCAAGGACGCCGGGGAGAGTTCGCTGCACTACCTGCTGCACCCGGACCAGGAGAGCGTGAAGGGGCAGGTGACGCTCTCCGACGGGCAGATCAGGGAGCGCCTGGACGAGCTGTCCGCCGCGTCCGCAGGGAGCATCGAAACGCTCGAGATGCCGGCAGCCGACCTGCTGGGTTTCCACGCGGGCGACGAGCAGATGCCCGAACTGGCAGCCGCCCGCTTCGCCGGGGCCATCGCCCGTGACTGGCGCGTGGCGAGCTTCACCTCACTTTCCAGCCGCCGGCACCACACCGCCGAACTCCCCGACCGCGACGAGGGAAGCCCCACCGAGGAAAGCCCGGTACGCGACGTCGAGCCGACCGGCATCTTCGCCTTCCCCAAGGGGGCCAAGGCCGGTATCTTCCTGCACAAGATCTTCGAGGACCTGGACTTCACCCAGGCCGAGCACCTGCTGGCTCCGCTGGTCGAGGACCAGTTGGACAAGCACGGTTTCGCCTTGGAGTGGAGCGGTGCCGTGCGCGACATGGTGCGGAGCGTTCTGCAGGCTCCGCTGGGCTCACACGGGATCGCACTGGCACAGGTGACGCTGGAGCGGCGGCTGACCGAGCTGGAATTCTTCTTCCCGCTGGCCCAGGTCACCTCCGACCGGCTGAAGGATGCGGTCGAGCGCTTCGCCGCCGTTCATGGCTCGGCTGCCGAGTTCCCGGTGGACATGGCCGACCTGTTCAGCCATCTTTCTTTTGCGCCGGTGCGGGGGATGCTGCTCGGCTTCATCGACCTCGTCTTCGAGCATGATGGGCGTTACTACATCGTGGACTGGAAGTCCAACCACCTCGGCAACAGCCACGCGGATTACGGCCCGACGGCGCTGAAAAAGGAGATGGAGGCGAACTTCTATCCGCTGCAGTACCTCCTCTACACGGTGGCGCTGGACAACTACCTGAGGCTGCGGATCCCGGATTACGATTACGACCGTCATTTCGGCGGGATCTTCTACCTGTTCCTGCGCGGCATCGACGGCACCGGCAACGGCGTCTTCGCCGACCGGCCGCCCAAGGAGTTCATCGCCGAACTGGCTGCTGTTCTGCTGCCGGAGTCGGTGCGTGTGGCCGAAGAAGCGCTTCCCTCACCCCACCCCTCTCCCAAAGGGCGAGGGGGCACTGGCCAAAAACCCAAGAAGGGTGCGGCAGAGGGGCAGCTGAGTCTGGATTTGTACTGA